The following coding sequences lie in one Gorilla gorilla gorilla isolate KB3781 chromosome 5, NHGRI_mGorGor1-v2.1_pri, whole genome shotgun sequence genomic window:
- the LOC115935014 gene encoding HLA class II histocompatibility antigen, DRB1 beta chain isoform X3, whose translation MVCLRLPGGSCMAVLTVTLMVLSSPLALAGDTRPRFLEYSTGECYFFNGTERVRFLDRYFYNQEEYVRFDSDVGEYRAVTELGRPDAEYWNSQKDILEDRRALVDTYCRHNYGVGESFTVQRRVQPKVTVYPSKTQLLQHHNLLVCSVSGFYPGSIEVRWFRNGQEEKAGVVSTGLIQNGDWTFQTLVMLETVPRSGEVYTCQVEHPSVTSPLTVEWKARSESGQSKMLSGVGGFVLGLLFLGAGLFIYFRNQKGHSGLQPTGFLS comes from the exons ATGGTGTGTCTGAGGCTCCCTGGAGGCTCCTGCATGGCAGTTCTGACAGTGACACTGATGGTGCTGAGCTCCCCACTGGCTTTGGCTGGGGACACCAGAC CACGTTTCTTGGAGTACTCTACGGGTGAGTGTTATTTCTTCAATGGGACGGAGAGGGTGCGGTTCCTGGACAGATACTTCTACAACCAAGAGGAGTACGTGCGCTTCGACAGCGACGTGGGGGAGTACCGGGCGGTGACGGAGCTGGGGCGGCCTGATGCCGAGTACTGGAACAGCCAGAAGGACATCCTGGAAGACAGGCGGGCCCTGGTGGACACCTATTGCAGACACAACTACGGGGTTGGGGAGAGCTTCACAGTGCAGCGGCGAG TCCAACCTAAGGTGACTGTGTATCCTTCAAAGACCCAACTCCTGCAGCACCACAACCTCCTGGTCTGCTCTGTGAGTGGTTTCTATCCAGGCAGCATTGAAGTCAGGTGGTTCCGGAATGGCCAGGAAGAGAAGGCTGGGGTGGTGTCCACAGGCCTGATCCAGAATGGAGACTGGACCTTCCAGACCCTGGTGATGCTGGAAACAGTTCCTCGGAGTGGAGAGGTTTACACCTGCCAAGTGGAGCACCCAAGCGTGACAAGCCCTCTcacagtggaatgga AAGCACGGTCTGAATctggacagagcaagatgctgagtGGAGTCGGGGGCTTTGTGCTGGGCCTGCTCTTCCTTGGGGCTGGGCTGTTCATCTACTTCAGGAATCAGAAAG GACACTCTGGACTTCAGCCAACAG GATTCCTGAGCTGA
- the LOC115935014 gene encoding HLA class II histocompatibility antigen, DRB1 beta chain isoform X2, which translates to MVCLRLPGGSCMAVLTVTLMVLSSPLALAGDTRRGRLCDWIVRVPTARFLEYSTGECYFFNGTERVRFLDRYFYNQEEYVRFDSDVGEYRAVTELGRPDAEYWNSQKDILEDRRALVDTYCRHNYGVGESFTVQRRVQPKVTVYPSKTQLLQHHNLLVCSVSGFYPGSIEVRWFRNGQEEKAGVVSTGLIQNGDWTFQTLVMLETVPRSGEVYTCQVEHPSVTSPLTVEWKARSESGQSKMLSGVGGFVLGLLFLGAGLFIYFRNQKGHSGLQPTGLLS; encoded by the exons ATGGTGTGTCTGAGGCTCCCTGGAGGCTCCTGCATGGCAGTTCTGACAGTGACACTGATGGTGCTGAGCTCCCCACTGGCTTTGGCTGGGGACACCAGAC GAGGCCGCCTGTGTGACTGGATCGTTCGTGTCCCCACAGCACGTTTCTTGGAGTACTCTACGGGTGAGTGTTATTTCTTCAATGGGACGGAGAGGGTGCGGTTCCTGGACAGATACTTCTACAACCAAGAGGAGTACGTGCGCTTCGACAGCGACGTGGGGGAGTACCGGGCGGTGACGGAGCTGGGGCGGCCTGATGCCGAGTACTGGAACAGCCAGAAGGACATCCTGGAAGACAGGCGGGCCCTGGTGGACACCTATTGCAGACACAACTACGGGGTTGGGGAGAGCTTCACAGTGCAGCGGCGAG TCCAACCTAAGGTGACTGTGTATCCTTCAAAGACCCAACTCCTGCAGCACCACAACCTCCTGGTCTGCTCTGTGAGTGGTTTCTATCCAGGCAGCATTGAAGTCAGGTGGTTCCGGAATGGCCAGGAAGAGAAGGCTGGGGTGGTGTCCACAGGCCTGATCCAGAATGGAGACTGGACCTTCCAGACCCTGGTGATGCTGGAAACAGTTCCTCGGAGTGGAGAGGTTTACACCTGCCAAGTGGAGCACCCAAGCGTGACAAGCCCTCTcacagtggaatgga AAGCACGGTCTGAATctggacagagcaagatgctgagtGGAGTCGGGGGCTTTGTGCTGGGCCTGCTCTTCCTTGGGGCTGGGCTGTTCATCTACTTCAGGAATCAGAAAG GACACTCTGGACTTCAGCCAACAG
- the LOC115935014 gene encoding HLA class II histocompatibility antigen, DRB1 beta chain isoform X1 has protein sequence MVCLRLPGGSCMAVLTVTLMVLSSPLALAGDTRRGRLCDWIVRVPTARFLEYSTGECYFFNGTERVRFLDRYFYNQEEYVRFDSDVGEYRAVTELGRPDAEYWNSQKDILEDRRALVDTYCRHNYGVGESFTVQRRVQPKVTVYPSKTQLLQHHNLLVCSVSGFYPGSIEVRWFRNGQEEKAGVVSTGLIQNGDWTFQTLVMLETVPRSGEVYTCQVEHPSVTSPLTVEWKARSESGQSKMLSGVGGFVLGLLFLGAGLFIYFRNQKGHSGLQPTGFLS, from the exons ATGGTGTGTCTGAGGCTCCCTGGAGGCTCCTGCATGGCAGTTCTGACAGTGACACTGATGGTGCTGAGCTCCCCACTGGCTTTGGCTGGGGACACCAGAC GAGGCCGCCTGTGTGACTGGATCGTTCGTGTCCCCACAGCACGTTTCTTGGAGTACTCTACGGGTGAGTGTTATTTCTTCAATGGGACGGAGAGGGTGCGGTTCCTGGACAGATACTTCTACAACCAAGAGGAGTACGTGCGCTTCGACAGCGACGTGGGGGAGTACCGGGCGGTGACGGAGCTGGGGCGGCCTGATGCCGAGTACTGGAACAGCCAGAAGGACATCCTGGAAGACAGGCGGGCCCTGGTGGACACCTATTGCAGACACAACTACGGGGTTGGGGAGAGCTTCACAGTGCAGCGGCGAG TCCAACCTAAGGTGACTGTGTATCCTTCAAAGACCCAACTCCTGCAGCACCACAACCTCCTGGTCTGCTCTGTGAGTGGTTTCTATCCAGGCAGCATTGAAGTCAGGTGGTTCCGGAATGGCCAGGAAGAGAAGGCTGGGGTGGTGTCCACAGGCCTGATCCAGAATGGAGACTGGACCTTCCAGACCCTGGTGATGCTGGAAACAGTTCCTCGGAGTGGAGAGGTTTACACCTGCCAAGTGGAGCACCCAAGCGTGACAAGCCCTCTcacagtggaatgga AAGCACGGTCTGAATctggacagagcaagatgctgagtGGAGTCGGGGGCTTTGTGCTGGGCCTGCTCTTCCTTGGGGCTGGGCTGTTCATCTACTTCAGGAATCAGAAAG GACACTCTGGACTTCAGCCAACAG GATTCCTGAGCTGA